The proteins below come from a single Benincasa hispida cultivar B227 chromosome 4, ASM972705v1, whole genome shotgun sequence genomic window:
- the LOC120076331 gene encoding protein PIGMENT DEFECTIVE 338, chloroplastic: MLILAGLQSCKYLCVPNSSFESRDFLVSSNSVKNSAFLTVPRLPVPRISNSTLCSTYNCSNNCKTSKKLTFRGRSSVVFCSRNDIFDNFSSTQLPDKSREDGIQEIDEIGLLNKPSPAPISNGVSSEIDKEVENLDENEALAPFMKFFKTKDSADEEEEEEKALRAFEEKIDGDDETEKGNKLNVEYYEPKPGDVVVGVVVSGNENKLDINVGADLLGTMLTKEVLPLYDKEMEFLMCDLDKDAESFMMNGKMGLVKYEDAFSRGPGPGRPVVETGTVLFAEVLGRTLSGRPLLSTRRLFRRLAWHRVRQIKRLDEPIEVKISEWNTGGLLTRIEGLRAFLPKAELLNRVNNFTELKENVGRRIFVQITRIDEAKNDLILSERQAWESLYLREGTLLEGTVKKIFPYGAQIRIGDTNRSGLLHVSNITRARVTSVSDLLAVGEKVKVLVVKSMFPDKISLSIADLESEPGLFISNKEKVFSEAKIMAREYRQRLPTLDGILRPEPAPTTDLPFENESSMYANWKWFKFER, translated from the exons ATGCTAATCCTTGCGGGACTTCAATCCTGTAAGTATCTTTGCGTTCCCAATTCGTCATTCGAGTCTCGAGATTTCTTAGTTTCATCTAATTCTGTTAAGAATTCAGCATTTCTCACCGTTCCTAGATTACCAGTTCCACGAATCTCAAACTCCACCTTGTGTTCCACTTATAATTGCTCTAATAACTGTAAAACATCTAAGAAGTTGACATTTCGAGGAAGAAGTAGTGTTGTGTTTTGCTCTAGAAATGATATTTTTGATAATTTCTCGAGCACCCAGTTGCCGGATAAGTCTCGAGAGGATGGAATTCAAGAGATAGATGAGATTGGTCTGCTCAATAAACCTTCTCCTGCTCCTATAAGCAATGGGGTTTCATCAGAAATTGACAAAGAGGTTGAAAATCTCGACGAGAATGAAGCCTTAGCGCCATTTATGAAGTTCTTTAAGACTAAAGATTCTGCagatgaagaagaggaagaggaaaaagCGCTACGAGCTTTCGAAGAGAAAATTGATGGAGACGACGAGACAGAGAAAggcaataaattaaatgttgagTACTATGAGCCCAAACCTGGCGACGTTGTGGTTGGTGTGGTTGTCTCAGGTAACGAAAACAAGCTTGATATCAACGTGGGGGCGGATTTGTTGGGAACAATGTTGACAAAAGAGGTGCTTCCATTGTATGACAAAGAGATGGAATTCTTGATGTGTGATCTTGACAAGGATGCTGAGTCTTTTATGATGAATGGGAAGATGGGGCTGGTGAAATACGAGGATGCTTTTAGCCGTGGACCGGGGCCAGGGCGCCCTGTCGTGGAGACTGGCACGGTTTTATTTGCTGAGGTTTTGGGAAGGACACTCAGTGGTCGACCATTGCTCTCGACTAGAAGGTTGTTTCGACGGTTAGCTTGGCATCGAGTGAGGCAG ATAAAACGACTTGATGAGCCAATTGAAGTTAAAATATCAGAGTGGAATACTGGAGGCCTTCTTACAAGAATTGAG GGTTTGCGAGCATTTCTTCCAAAGGCTGAGTTATTGAATAGAGTAAATAACTTCACAGAGTTGAAAGAAAAC GTGGGACGTCGGATCTTTGTGCAGATCACACGAATAGATGAAGCTAAGAACGATTTGATACTAAGTGAGAGACAAGCTTGG GAATCGTTATACCTACGTGAGGGAACCCTTCTTGAAGGGACCGTGAAGAAAATATTTCCTTATGGAGCTCAAATAAGGATTGGTGATACAAACAGAAG TGGGTTACTCCATGTTTCGAACATAACACGTGCCCGAGTGACCTCAGTGAGTGACTTACTTGCAGTGGGTGAAAAGGTCAAAGTTCTTGTTGTGAAGTCAATGTTTCCTGACAAGATATCTCTAAG CATTGCAGACCTCGAAAGTGAGCCCGGCCTCTTTATATCAAACAAGGAG AAAGTATTTTCAGAGGCGAAGATCATGGCGAGAGAGTACAGGCAAAGGCTACCCACACTTGATGGAATTCTCAGGCCCGAACCTGCTCCAACTACCGATCTTCCATTTGAAAATGAATCAAGCATGTACGCGAATTGGAAGTGGTTCAAATTCGAAAGGTAG